One Aquisediminimonas profunda genomic region harbors:
- a CDS encoding acyl-CoA dehydrogenase family protein: MNLEFSPEELAFRDEVRTFIAENYPQDLRGKQDEGDELGKEDFLSWHRILHKKGWVAPAWPVEYGGTGWTATQKYIWSEETARADCIRLMPFGLAMVGPVIYTFGTPEQKAQFLPRILSGEDWWCQGYSEPGSGSDLASLRTKAVRDGDHYIVNGQKTWTTMAQHADWGFFLVRTNSDVKQQEGISFLLINMKSPGITVRPIITLGGEHEVNEVWLEDVRVPVSQRIYEEDKGWTCAKFLLAHERTGIAGVAASKRGIERVKAIARTEMDGDRSLLSNPFFKRKVAELEMDLTALEFTELRSLAGENAGKGPGPESSLLKIKGSEIQQRLTELSLEAVGHYGAPYFRGFGEGDNEHPIGPDYAHRAAPTYFNTRKTTIYGGSNEIQRNIIAKMVLGL; this comes from the coding sequence ATGAATCTTGAATTCAGCCCCGAAGAGCTTGCCTTCCGCGACGAAGTGCGCACCTTCATCGCGGAAAACTATCCGCAGGACCTGCGCGGCAAGCAAGATGAAGGCGATGAGTTGGGCAAGGAAGACTTTCTGAGCTGGCATCGTATCCTTCACAAGAAGGGCTGGGTCGCGCCTGCCTGGCCCGTCGAATATGGCGGTACCGGCTGGACGGCGACACAGAAATATATCTGGTCGGAAGAAACAGCGCGTGCAGACTGCATTCGCCTGATGCCCTTCGGCCTCGCGATGGTCGGGCCGGTGATCTACACGTTCGGCACGCCTGAGCAGAAGGCGCAGTTCTTGCCGCGCATCCTGTCCGGTGAGGATTGGTGGTGTCAGGGCTATTCCGAACCCGGTTCCGGATCCGATCTTGCTTCGCTGCGTACGAAGGCCGTCCGCGACGGCGATCACTATATCGTCAACGGGCAGAAGACCTGGACGACAATGGCGCAACATGCCGATTGGGGCTTCTTCCTCGTCCGCACGAACAGCGACGTCAAGCAGCAGGAAGGGATCAGCTTCCTCCTGATCAACATGAAGTCGCCCGGCATCACGGTCCGCCCGATCATTACGCTTGGCGGCGAGCATGAAGTCAATGAAGTCTGGCTTGAAGATGTTCGCGTGCCGGTCAGCCAGCGCATCTATGAAGAGGACAAGGGGTGGACCTGCGCCAAGTTCCTGCTTGCGCACGAACGCACGGGCATTGCTGGTGTTGCAGCGTCTAAGCGCGGCATCGAAAGGGTCAAGGCCATCGCCAGAACCGAAATGGATGGCGACCGGTCCCTGCTTTCAAATCCCTTCTTCAAGCGCAAGGTCGCAGAACTGGAAATGGACCTGACAGCACTCGAGTTCACTGAACTGCGCAGCCTTGCCGGTGAAAATGCCGGAAAGGGGCCCGGGCCGGAATCAAGCTTGCTCAAGATCAAGGGTTCCGAGATTCAGCAGCGGCTGACGGAACTGAGCCTGGAAGCGGTAGGCCATTATGGCGCGCCCTATTTCCGTGGGTTTGGTGAAGGGGACAATGAGCACCCGATCGGGCCGGATTATGCACATCGCGCGGCTCCGACATATTTCAACACCCGCAAGACCACCATCTATGGCGGGTCGAACGAGATACAGCGCAACATCATCGCGAAGATGGTTTTGGGGCTTTAG